A genomic window from Xyrauchen texanus isolate HMW12.3.18 chromosome 15, RBS_HiC_50CHRs, whole genome shotgun sequence includes:
- the pnisr gene encoding arginine/serine-rich protein PNISR, whose product MWDQGGQPWPQWPLGSQQQWMQSFQHQQDPGQVDWAALAQAWIAQKESTGDQPNGQEMQNMEPAPHNNHGAFSGEQNFGRGWQPEWGMHGQPPPPPPPQEQAWIPPGQGPMDVVHPSEDSNSQDSLEFPGDPRHGGFPQNSHGFGGQPEPYPIGPVTVNQFDYQHGAVPTGNAYGPPSSGFHTPYWPDGPQNRRDRLPSFRPERPRSPNQLGIKPEAPSLDAVKRRTLPAWIREGLEKMDRDKQRKLERERMEKERAEIANDELDSEIVEEEVDGPRLPRKSKFDSDDEDGEEDGAGEDGLLGRRQEFGGGSPPVQEDHSEPEMTEEEKEFQLMLMTKTLLTEVLLEVTNEEILLVAKETHRKATKAPAKQLAQSSALASLTGLGGLGDYGSDESEDEERSAKGSDSSDTDDEELLHRIRQKQDAFRRKDRELQHLQERLALEGQAVKEDVTSDRVSRERASYEEEQSDSKHKQEVREKEAEPTVERRRSRSEPEVSEVKRAAPSKEHTGRNGSASPSPSERRSQSSSSSSSSSRSTSSSSSSASSRSSSRSSSPRRKRLRSRSASHGTRRRSRSRSSRRRHSERDKGKDRRRSSRDRSADRSSRHRKRSSSRQRRSSRGHRSRSKDRPKASRSCSRERRRSRERRRSRSRSTSRNRRKQKAPSKDRNRRKERSRSHEKDKKKKERELDKKKDKQKGKEKEGEVREEDSGKSKRRKESANTDSHFSRQDSKSSKKGSAKSSKKYSDSDSSRSRSPSPEVSKEKKSKKSKRSRSRSTERSHKSGKKASRKHKSKSRSRSTSPSRRKR is encoded by the exons ATGTGGGACCAGGGAGGACAGCCCTGGCCACAGTGGCCTCTGGGGTCACAACAGCAGTGGATGCAGTCTTTTCAACATCAGCAAGATCCAG GTCAAGTGGACTGGGCTGCTTTAGCACAAGCATGGATTGCACAGAAAGAATCCACTGGAGACCAGCCCAATGGCCAGGAAATGCAAAATATGGAGCCTGCACCCCATAATAACCATGGTGCCTTTTCGGGCGAACAGAATTTTGGCAGAGGATGGCAACCAG AGTGGGGGATGCACGGCCagcctccccctccccctcctcctcaaGAGCAAGCATGGATTCCTCCTGGGCAAGGACCAATGGATGTGGTCCACCCATCAGAGGACAGTAACAGTCAGGATAGTTTGGAATTTCCTGGAGACCCACGCCATGGGGGCTTTCCTCAAAACAGTCATGGCTTTGGAGGCCAGCCTGAACCTTATCCTATTGGCCCAGTAACTGTCAACCAGTTTGATTATCAG CATGGAGCAGTGCCTACAGGGAATGCATATGGACCTCCCTCCTCTGGATTTCACACACCTTACTGGCCCGATGGCCCTCAAAACAGAAGAGACCGTCTCCCTAGCTTCAGACCAGAACGTCCCAGATCTCCCAACCAGTTGGGAATTAAACCAGAGGCACCTTCTCTTG ATGCTGTTAAAAGAAGGACCTTGCCTGCATGGATTCGAGAAGGCCTTGAAAAGATGGACCGTGATAAGCAGAGAAAGTTGGAGAGGGAGAGGATGGAGAAAGAGCGAGCTGAAATTGCAAATGATGAATTGGATAGCGAAATAGTAGAGGAGGAAGTTGATGGGCCTCGGTTGCCACGCAAGAGCAAATTT GACAGTGATGATGAGGATGGTGAAGAAGATGGTGCTGGAGAAGATGGATTATTAGGGAGGAGACAGGAGTTTGGTGGAGGTTCTCCTCCTGTTCAAGAGGATCATAGTGAACCAGAAATGACAGAAGAGGAGAAAGAATTTCAgctg ATGCTGATGACTAAAACCCTTCTCACTGAAGTTCTCCTTGAGGTCACAAATGAGGAAATCCTCCTAGTGGCCAAAGAGACCCATCGCAAAGCAACTAAAG CTCCTGCAAAACAGCTGGCACAGTCAAGTGCACTGGCTTCTCTGACCGGCCTCG GCGGGCTGGGAGATTACGGCTCAGACGAGAGTGAGGATGAGGAGCGGAGTGCGAAGGGGTCGGACTCATCAGACACAGACGATGAGGAGCTCCTGCACCGAATTCGGCAGAAGCAGGACGCCTTCCGTCGCAAAGACAGGGAGCTGCAGcatctacaggagaggctggcaCTGGAGGGACAGGCTGTGAAAG AAGATGTGACATCAGACAGAGTGAGCAGAGAAAGGGCAAGTTATGAGGAGGAACAGTCAGATTCCAAacacaaacaggaagttaggGAAAAGGAAGCGGAGCCTACAGTAGAGCGACGCAGGTCACGTAGTGAgccagaggtcagtgaggtcaAGCGGGCAGCTCCGAGCAAAGAGCATACAGGGCGTAACGGAAGTGCCAGCCCCTCACCAAGTGAGCGACGTAGTCAAAGCTCGAGTTCCAGCTCTTCCAGCAGCCGGTCCACTTCATCCTCATCTTCCTCAGCCTCCTCTCGCAGCTCCTCCCGCTCTTCCTCACCTCGAAGGAAGAGGCTACGCAGCCGCTCTGCCTCCCATGGGACTCGTAGGCGCAGCCGAAGTCGCAGCTCTCGCAGACGTCATTCGGAGCGCGACAAGGGCAAAGACAGAAGGCGGAGCAGCCGTGACCGCAGTGCAGATCGTTCCTCTCGTCACAGGAAGCGTAGCTCCTCACGGCAGCGCAGATCCAGCAGGGGCCACAGGAGCAGGTCCAAGGATCGGCCCAAAGCTAGCCGCAGTTGCAGCAGAGAGAGGCGCCGCAGCAGGGAACGCAGGCGCAGCCGGAGTCGCAGTACGAGCCGCAACAGGCGGAAACAAAAAGCCCCCAGCAAGGACAGAAACAGGAGGAAAGAGAGGAGCCGGAGCCACGAAAAGGATaagaagaagaaagagagagaattagataaaaagaaagacaaacagaaggGCAAGGAGaaagagggggaggtaagagagGAGGACAGTGGCAAATCAAAGAGAAGAAAGGAGAGTGCGAACACAGATTCTCATTTCTCACGGCAAGACAGCAAATCTAGCAAGAAAGGCTCTGCCAAATCTAGCAAGAAATACTCGGACTCCGATTCCAGCAGGAGTAGGTCCCCTTCCCCTGAGGTTAGCAAAGAAAAAAAGTCTAAAAAATCTAAACGTAGTCGATCAAGGTCAACAGAAAGATCACACAAGTCTGGTAAGAAGGCAAGCCGCAAACACAAGTCTAAGTCGCGATCAAG GTCCACATCTCCGAGTCGCCGCAAGCGCTGA
- the coq3 gene encoding ubiquinone biosynthesis O-methyltransferase, mitochondrial — protein MYCQTIWRQAFGLLKESTFRFTLIRSVSSNAKSLRSLSSWTLCVHHRRRNRLPNGYPHLNVRTVTHTTLDPAEVRKFQAMASKWWDLQGEFAALHSMNDLRVPFIRDNLLNVHGLQQLGKPLTGLRILDVGCGGGVLSEPLGRLGADVLGIDPVEDSVRTAELHSSYDPDLRERVRYQAFTLEEVAEEEAEGFHAVVASEVVEHLADLDAFASCCQQVLKPGGSLFITTINKTNLSYALGIVAAEELLRIVPSGTHDWEKFISPEDLERLLESFGFCVEAIRGMMYNPLTGAWSWQKSTAINYALHAIKRKEEPQPEQTWAESENLDEPGRAPSYS, from the exons ATGTACTGTCAGACAATTTGGCGACAAGCCTTTGGGTTGTTGAAAGAATCCACGTTTAGATTCACGTTAATCCGAAGCGTGTCCTCCAATGCAAAATCCTTGCGGTCGCTGAGCAGCTGGACGTTGTGTGTGCATCACCGGCGGAGAAATCGGCTGCCAAATGG atatCCCCATCTAAATGTCCGCACAGTGACTCACACTACTCTTGACCCCGCTGAGGTGCGGAAGTTTCAGGCCATGGCGAGCAAGTGGTGGGATTTGCAGGGAGAGTTtgctgctctgcactccatgaaTGACCTGAGAGTGCCCTTTATACG GGATAATTTGTTGAATGTACACGGCTTGCAGCAGTTGGGCAAACCTCTGACTGGGCTCAGAATACTGGACGTTGGCTGCGGTGGAGGTGTACTGAGCGAG CCACTAGGAAGACTGGGAGCAGATGTGCTTGGGATCGACCCAGTGGAGGATAGTGTGCGGACTGCAGAGTTGCACTCCTCCTATGATCCCGATTTGCGGGAAAGGGTTCGCTATCAGGCATTCACACTAGAAGAAGTTGCTGAAGAAGAAGCCGAGGGGTTTCATGCCGTAGTTGCATCCGAGGTGGTGGAACATCTGGCTGACCTGGATGCTTTTGCCAGCTGCTGCCAGCAAGTGCTGAAG CCTGGTGGCTCTCTTTTCATCACCACTATTAACAAAACCAACCTGTCCTATGCCCTTGGCATTGTGGCGGCTGAGGAACTGTTAAGAATTGTACCAAGTGGAACTCATGACTGGGAGAAGTTCATCAGCCCAGAGGATCTGGAACGACTGCTGGAGTCAT TTGGTTTCTGTGTGGAGGCTATCAGAGGCATGATGTACAATCCTCTCACAGGAGCATGGAGCTGGCAGAAAAGCACGGCCATCAATTATGCGTTGCATGCTATAAAACGCAAAGAAGAGCCCCAGCCTGAGCAGACTTGGGCTGAGAGTGAGAATCTGGATGAGCCAGGTCGAGCCCCAAGT